A genomic region of Synechococcus sp. NOUM97013 contains the following coding sequences:
- a CDS encoding DUF6561 domain-containing protein → MPGPVVNGVKAQRSTSAFPLGQEGEAAPFLPVLSEGSIRLVLLTSGEMLVARLRQTTDSDGDRAYQLIRPLRLVKEAETEPWSLLPYLAGLTPQRNVVMLKAAVAAVLEPEARILQAYTRSTNQECPPSETPVERLKKAFQEFTDSIEAG, encoded by the coding sequence ATGCCGGGACCTGTGGTGAATGGGGTTAAGGCGCAACGGTCAACTTCTGCCTTTCCTCTAGGCCAGGAGGGGGAAGCTGCTCCTTTCTTGCCCGTGTTGAGCGAAGGATCGATTCGATTGGTGTTGCTCACCAGCGGAGAGATGCTGGTGGCACGACTCAGGCAGACCACCGACTCTGATGGAGATCGCGCCTATCAGCTGATTCGTCCTCTTCGCTTGGTGAAGGAGGCAGAGACGGAGCCTTGGTCACTGCTTCCTTATCTGGCCGGTCTCACGCCCCAGCGGAATGTGGTGATGTTGAAGGCTGCTGTGGCCGCTGTGCTGGAGCCGGAAGCGCGCATTCTTCAGGCCTATACACGTTCCACCAATCAGGAATGCCCACCTTCAGAGACGCCGGTGGAACGTCTGAAAAAAGCCTTTCAGGAATTCACTGACAGCATCGAGGCTGGTTGA
- a CDS encoding adenosine kinase: protein MAESPRFQPSASLDVVGIGNAIVDVLVQTQDSFLEQHGLAKGGMALIDEQQAETLYQSSGPGLETSGGSVANTMVGIAQLGGRTGFIGRVRDDQLGSIFSHDIRAVGARFDTPPATSGATTARCLIYVTPDAERTMCTFLGASTQLEPQDLDLSMVKETKVLYLEGYLWDSPAAKRAFIAAAEACRKAGGQVALSLSDGFCVDRHRESFLDLVNGHVDVLFANEAEIKSLYETDDFDTALERVRGCCSVIAITRAGEGSVVLNGDQRWDIGIFNLGSLVDTTGAGDLYAGGFLHAYTQGESLERCGELGALCAGQIVTQLGARSQVCLKELRSQHLG, encoded by the coding sequence ATGGCCGAATCCCCCCGCTTCCAGCCCAGCGCATCACTGGATGTGGTGGGGATTGGTAACGCCATTGTTGATGTGTTGGTGCAGACCCAGGACAGCTTTCTGGAGCAGCACGGGCTGGCCAAGGGCGGAATGGCGCTCATCGATGAGCAGCAGGCTGAAACGCTCTACCAATCCAGTGGTCCAGGCCTGGAAACCTCCGGTGGGTCCGTTGCCAACACGATGGTGGGCATTGCTCAGCTGGGTGGACGTACCGGGTTCATCGGCCGGGTTCGCGATGACCAGCTCGGTTCGATCTTCAGCCATGACATTCGCGCGGTTGGGGCCCGGTTCGACACGCCTCCAGCCACCAGCGGAGCCACCACGGCTCGCTGCCTGATCTATGTGACGCCCGATGCAGAGCGCACGATGTGCACGTTCCTTGGTGCCTCAACCCAGCTGGAACCGCAGGATCTCGACCTATCGATGGTGAAGGAGACCAAGGTGCTCTACCTGGAGGGTTATCTCTGGGACAGCCCTGCAGCCAAACGTGCCTTCATCGCAGCGGCAGAGGCCTGCCGTAAAGCTGGCGGTCAGGTGGCCTTATCCCTGTCGGATGGCTTCTGCGTTGATCGCCACCGCGAAAGCTTCCTTGACCTGGTGAACGGTCATGTGGACGTTCTCTTCGCCAATGAAGCAGAGATCAAATCGCTGTATGAAACTGACGACTTCGACACAGCGCTCGAGCGTGTTCGTGGTTGCTGCTCCGTGATCGCCATCACCCGTGCCGGAGAAGGGTCGGTGGTGCTCAACGGTGATCAACGCTGGGACATCGGCATTTTCAACCTTGGATCCCTGGTGGACACCACGGGGGCAGGAGATCTCTACGCCGGTGGTTTCCTGCACGCTTACACCCAGGGGGAGTCGTTGGAGCGCTGTGGAGAACTGGGCGCGCTCTGTGCCGGTCAGATCGTCACGCAGCTTGGTGCCCGATCTCAGGTTTGCCTGAAGGAGCTCAGGAGCCAGCATCTGGGCTGA
- a CDS encoding tetratricopeptide repeat protein: MPDSGFLLSLLKQDTYLMSRRTNVIAAALSVLALGSPLITACADQGRIYFEQGLEKFDSGNYQGAIDDWTKTIEIYPQEAVAYYNRGNAKSALNDNQEAIADYTKAIEIDPQYADAYMYRGVAKDNLQDYQGAISDLNKALEIDPKYALAYYNRGLAKSRLGDPQGAIKDWSKTIEFDPQFALAYINRGIKRENQNDLEGACQDWRKAAELGRKEPVKWVKQQC; the protein is encoded by the coding sequence ATGCCTGATTCAGGATTTTTATTATCATTGTTGAAGCAGGACACCTATTTGATGTCTCGTAGAACCAATGTCATTGCTGCGGCACTGTCTGTGCTTGCGCTTGGGTCTCCCTTGATTACTGCATGCGCGGACCAGGGAAGAATCTATTTTGAACAAGGACTTGAGAAGTTTGATTCAGGCAATTATCAAGGAGCAATTGATGATTGGACCAAAACCATTGAGATATACCCCCAGGAGGCTGTTGCCTACTACAACCGTGGCAACGCTAAAAGTGCTTTAAACGATAATCAAGAAGCAATCGCTGATTACACCAAGGCAATAGAGATTGATCCTCAGTATGCTGATGCCTACATGTATCGTGGAGTTGCCAAGGATAATTTGCAAGATTACCAAGGTGCAATTTCTGATCTTAATAAGGCGTTAGAGATTGATCCTAAGTATGCTCTTGCCTATTATAATCGTGGTCTTGCAAAGTCTCGTTTAGGGGATCCACAAGGGGCAATCAAAGATTGGAGCAAGACAATAGAATTTGATCCTCAGTTTGCTCTTGCCTACATTAATCGTGGCATAAAAAGAGAAAATCAAAATGATCTCGAAGGTGCCTGCCAGGATTGGAGAAAAGCAGCAGAGTTAGGAAGGAAAGAACCTGTAAAATGGGTGAAACAACAGTGTTAG
- the rpoD gene encoding RNA polymerase sigma factor RpoD — protein MSPAASKSAKSQAAPAIVMLADSNGQPKTVTPKAKPAAKAKASATKAKSTTSKAKSTAKSTTSKAKSSTAKTTKASSTKSKAKTAAKPADLDAAADQLLAKAAGKAGAGAAATGKEEKAKADAKAKVLASIKVGPKGVYTEDSIRVYLQEIGRIRLLRPDEEIELARKIADLLYLEELSAQFESDNGREPDNKEWAALVEMPLIRFRRRLMLGRRAKEKMVQSNLRLVVSIAKKYMNRGLSFQDLIQEGSLGLIRAAEKFDHEKGYKFSTYATWWIRQAITRAIADQSRTIRLPVHLYETISRIKKTTKVLSQEFGRKPTEEEIAESMEMTIEKLRFIAKSAQLPISLETPIGKEEDSRLGDFIEADIENPEQDVAKNLLREDLEGVLATLSPRERDVLRLRYGLDDGRMKTLEEIGQIFDVTRERIRQIEAKALRKLRHPNRNGVLKEYIK, from the coding sequence ATGAGTCCTGCTGCGAGCAAGTCAGCTAAGTCCCAGGCGGCTCCCGCCATCGTGATGCTGGCCGATTCCAACGGTCAGCCCAAGACGGTGACCCCGAAAGCAAAGCCCGCAGCGAAGGCCAAAGCCAGCGCCACAAAGGCCAAAAGCACCACCAGTAAAGCCAAGTCAACAGCCAAAAGCACAACCTCCAAGGCCAAGAGCAGCACAGCCAAAACCACCAAGGCGTCTTCGACCAAGAGCAAAGCCAAAACGGCTGCGAAGCCGGCTGACTTGGATGCAGCGGCAGACCAATTGCTCGCCAAGGCAGCAGGGAAGGCCGGAGCTGGTGCAGCTGCAACCGGAAAGGAAGAGAAAGCAAAAGCCGATGCCAAAGCCAAGGTGTTGGCCAGCATCAAGGTGGGCCCGAAAGGTGTTTACACCGAAGACTCCATTCGGGTGTATTTGCAGGAGATCGGCCGGATCCGACTGCTGAGACCGGATGAAGAGATCGAACTGGCAAGAAAGATCGCTGATCTCCTCTACCTCGAAGAACTGTCCGCTCAATTCGAAAGCGACAACGGCCGCGAACCCGACAACAAGGAATGGGCTGCTCTTGTGGAGATGCCCTTGATCCGTTTCCGACGCCGGCTAATGCTTGGTCGTCGGGCCAAGGAAAAGATGGTGCAGTCCAACCTGCGCCTGGTGGTATCGATCGCCAAGAAATACATGAATCGAGGCCTGAGCTTCCAGGACCTCATTCAGGAAGGCAGTCTCGGCCTAATTCGCGCAGCTGAGAAGTTTGACCACGAGAAGGGCTACAAGTTCTCGACCTACGCCACATGGTGGATTCGCCAGGCCATCACCCGCGCCATCGCCGACCAGAGCCGCACCATCCGCCTACCGGTGCACCTTTACGAAACCATCTCCAGGATCAAAAAGACCACGAAGGTGCTCAGCCAGGAGTTCGGCCGCAAGCCAACGGAGGAGGAAATCGCTGAATCGATGGAAATGACCATCGAAAAACTGCGTTTCATCGCCAAGAGCGCTCAGCTGCCGATCTCCCTCGAGACTCCGATCGGCAAAGAGGAGGATTCCCGTCTCGGCGACTTCATCGAAGCCGACATCGAGAATCCAGAACAGGATGTCGCCAAGAATCTCCTGCGCGAGGATCTTGAAGGTGTGCTGGCCACACTCAGTCCTAGGGAACGCGACGTGCTCCGTCTTCGCTACGGCCTCGATGACGGTCGGATGAAGACACTTGAGGAAATCGGCCAGATCTTCGATGTCACTCGCGAGCGCATCCGCCAGATTGAAGCAAAAGCACTGCGCAAGCTTCGTCATCCCAACCGCAATGGCGTACTCAAGGAATACATCAAATAA
- a CDS encoding DUF2854 domain-containing protein — MTDLLSPGSLVTIAGGVLTVIGAVAYGTGNANLSLPTIFYGIPIFLGGLALKSSELPPARRVTPKAQLKAQRDAATPELGKLLADVTRWRYGQKAHLESSLEALKLWDEDNPPQLEEIEELCPGNNYGLRLRFSCEGVPLDRWQERQERLSRFFAKGLDATITPLEGDRLDLTLLPEGVSVKSEHGETDAQSHG; from the coding sequence ATGACCGATCTGCTCTCGCCGGGAAGCCTGGTCACCATCGCCGGCGGTGTTCTCACCGTGATCGGTGCTGTGGCGTACGGCACCGGCAATGCCAACCTGAGCCTGCCGACGATCTTTTACGGCATTCCCATTTTTCTGGGTGGACTCGCCCTGAAATCATCAGAGCTTCCGCCGGCACGACGGGTCACACCCAAGGCACAGCTGAAAGCTCAACGCGACGCTGCAACACCCGAACTGGGCAAGCTGCTTGCTGATGTGACCCGCTGGCGCTATGGCCAGAAGGCACACCTGGAAAGTTCCCTGGAAGCACTGAAGCTCTGGGACGAAGACAACCCCCCGCAGCTCGAGGAGATCGAAGAGCTCTGCCCGGGCAACAACTATGGCTTGCGTCTTCGCTTCTCCTGCGAGGGAGTCCCGCTAGACCGCTGGCAGGAACGCCAAGAACGCTTGAGTCGTTTTTTCGCCAAAGGGCTCGACGCAACCATTACACCGCTCGAGGGTGATCGTCTCGACCTGACCCTGCTACCAGAGGGGGTTTCCGTGAAGAGCGAGCATGGGGAGACCGACGCACAATCCCATGGATGA
- a CDS encoding single-stranded DNA-binding protein, with protein MNHCVLEVDVLQAPTLRYTQDNQTPIAEMEVGFDALRADDPRGQLKVVGWGNLAQDLQNRVQVGQRLVIEGRLRMNTVPRQDGTKEKRAEFTLARLHAVGDASAAPAPQPQGQSAPTRQAPPAAASAPAAAPAPEPAAQWNSAPLVPDTDDIPF; from the coding sequence ATGAATCACTGCGTACTTGAGGTGGATGTTCTTCAGGCTCCCACCCTGCGTTACACCCAGGACAACCAGACCCCCATCGCTGAGATGGAGGTGGGGTTCGATGCACTACGCGCTGACGATCCTCGCGGCCAACTGAAGGTTGTCGGCTGGGGCAACCTTGCCCAGGATCTGCAGAACCGGGTGCAGGTTGGGCAGCGACTGGTGATCGAAGGGCGACTGCGCATGAACACCGTGCCCCGGCAGGACGGTACGAAAGAGAAGCGTGCTGAATTCACCCTCGCCAGGTTGCATGCCGTGGGAGATGCTTCTGCTGCTCCAGCACCCCAACCTCAGGGGCAGAGCGCACCCACCCGGCAGGCGCCCCCAGCTGCCGCATCAGCACCGGCTGCGGCGCCCGCACCCGAACCGGCAGCGCAATGGAACAGTGCTCCTCTGGTGCCCGACACCGACGACATCCCCTTCTGA
- a CDS encoding DUF3153 domain-containing protein encodes MTTGLKEAEQALERGDYGQCLRLLEPLAEAHPMTEPKGASVRMVMVTAWMGQGDEQKAIATCRLLTRCKDVDLRNRARQLLSVLEAPSLDRPARWSMQLPTLEMAPKLGKRPRSSRRSRQPKPPPPPPTGPTRGPSAGFAALVLAVLLGLTLLLSGCVRVSADLELGGPDRLAMHWQINSLSGRRLPWQENFANALQSEGLNWSVNQRRAGGLTLSSPTLTGQQASTLLSRSVELAGRTAGQTFPPPELSVQERNWLIGVQQDLDLKLDLTGLASFSTGDLQVTVQPVATLKHVQASPNQVTLKQQVVRWPLERGAINQLRIRRWQWSRLGLGSVVVVILLLLSLLLQSVRLRLGFGYPELPS; translated from the coding sequence ATGACTACGGGGCTGAAGGAAGCGGAACAAGCGCTTGAGCGCGGCGACTACGGCCAGTGTCTGCGCCTGCTTGAGCCTCTCGCTGAAGCCCATCCGATGACCGAACCCAAAGGGGCCTCGGTGCGCATGGTGATGGTCACGGCCTGGATGGGACAGGGTGATGAGCAAAAAGCGATTGCCACCTGTCGGCTGCTGACCCGTTGCAAAGACGTCGACCTGCGCAACAGAGCCCGGCAGTTGTTGAGCGTGCTGGAGGCACCGAGCCTGGACCGGCCAGCCCGATGGTCGATGCAGCTGCCGACGCTCGAGATGGCTCCCAAGCTGGGCAAACGGCCTCGCAGCAGCCGACGCAGCCGACAGCCAAAACCGCCACCGCCGCCGCCGACGGGGCCGACACGAGGGCCCTCGGCAGGATTTGCGGCTCTGGTACTGGCTGTTCTGCTGGGGCTGACCCTTTTGCTCAGTGGATGTGTTCGGGTCAGTGCTGACCTCGAACTGGGTGGCCCGGACCGCTTGGCGATGCACTGGCAGATCAACAGCCTCAGCGGTCGCCGTCTTCCCTGGCAAGAGAATTTCGCCAACGCGCTTCAGTCCGAAGGACTGAACTGGTCGGTGAATCAGCGACGGGCCGGTGGCCTCACCCTCAGCAGCCCCACCCTCACCGGCCAGCAGGCCTCAACGCTGTTAAGCCGCAGCGTCGAACTGGCAGGTCGCACGGCCGGGCAAACCTTTCCGCCGCCAGAACTGTCGGTGCAGGAGCGCAACTGGCTGATCGGTGTCCAGCAGGACCTCGACCTCAAGCTGGATCTCACGGGGCTGGCGTCGTTCAGTACCGGTGATCTGCAGGTCACGGTTCAACCGGTCGCCACCCTCAAGCATGTCCAGGCATCACCGAATCAAGTGACGCTGAAGCAGCAGGTGGTGCGCTGGCCACTGGAGAGAGGAGCGATCAATCAACTCCGGATCCGTCGCTGGCAATGGAGCCGCCTTGGACTGGGCAGCGTGGTGGTTGTCATCTTGCTGCTGCTGAGCCTGTTGCTCCAATCCGTGCGCTTGCGTCTGGGTTTCGGCTACCCAGAGCTCCCGTCTTGA
- the priA gene encoding primosomal protein N' — protein sequence MASATPSDPPCCVLPEQSVSVVDVWLEAGRDGRTFSYCDSLGLGVGLGDLVSVRLRGRRLQGLVTGCRCLEEESNAQESSGHPLQPVDALVQSAAVDAGWREWLDAMADRCHTSSFRMLKAALPPGWLGQRPTPPAVGRRLWWVALRDLASSVDLSSAPRQEALINALAQRGGGAWQRDLLAEGFQSGSIQALESKGLIHREQRSCNDLESSVSPPFDAEPPRQLTEEQQAALTRFQRLPDSSEMLLWGITGSGKTEVYLQLAAAELKAGRHVLMLTPEIGLIPQLVDRCRKRFGAQVVEYHSGCSDRERVTTWRRCLASDEPIVVVGTRSAVFLPLRPLGLLVLDEEHDNSYKQESPMPCYHARDLASERVRLQGGRLLLGSATPSLESWSRLQPEGPVVLSKLQLRISRQPLPPVRIIDMRHELAEGNKRLISRALMDRLAGLQEKGEQAVVLVPRRGYSTFLSCRSCGEVVMCPHCDVPLTVHGSRSHQQWLRCHWCDHREPITASCSACGSLAFKPFGAGTQRVMERLATELSDLRLMRFDRDTTGGRDGHRRLLDRFADGEADVLVGTQMLAKGMDLPRVTLAAVLAADGLLHRPDLRAGEQCLQLLLQLAGRAGRAEKPGEVLVQTYSPDHPVIRHLVDGRYERFLEEESTLRRDAGLVPFARACLLRLAGPSATDTSTAGTLLAERLREPCAKAGWQLLGPAPAPVARVAGRSRWQLLLHGPKNSPIPLPPGTSLWDGLPRDVSLAVDPDPLQL from the coding sequence GTGGCGTCGGCAACCCCATCCGATCCACCGTGCTGCGTGCTCCCCGAACAGTCGGTCTCCGTTGTTGACGTCTGGCTGGAGGCCGGTCGAGACGGTCGCACGTTCAGCTATTGCGACAGTCTCGGACTGGGTGTGGGTTTGGGTGATCTCGTGTCCGTTCGCCTGAGAGGACGACGGTTGCAGGGACTGGTCACCGGTTGCCGCTGTCTCGAGGAGGAGTCAAACGCCCAGGAATCCAGCGGTCATCCACTGCAGCCTGTGGATGCACTGGTGCAATCCGCTGCGGTCGATGCCGGTTGGAGGGAGTGGCTCGACGCCATGGCGGATCGATGCCACACCAGTTCCTTCCGGATGCTCAAAGCGGCTCTGCCACCTGGATGGTTGGGGCAACGGCCTACTCCTCCGGCCGTTGGTCGTCGACTGTGGTGGGTTGCCTTGCGGGATTTGGCGTCATCCGTCGACCTCTCGAGCGCTCCACGCCAGGAAGCCTTGATCAACGCGCTTGCGCAACGGGGTGGAGGGGCCTGGCAGCGCGATCTCCTCGCTGAAGGTTTTCAGTCGGGAAGCATCCAGGCTCTGGAATCCAAAGGGTTGATTCATCGTGAGCAGCGCAGCTGCAACGACCTGGAATCCTCGGTCTCGCCGCCCTTTGATGCTGAGCCTCCGCGGCAGCTGACTGAAGAGCAGCAGGCCGCACTCACGCGTTTCCAGAGGCTCCCGGATAGCAGCGAAATGCTGCTTTGGGGAATCACTGGGTCAGGAAAAACCGAGGTGTATTTGCAGCTGGCTGCGGCAGAGCTCAAGGCTGGACGTCACGTTCTGATGCTCACTCCTGAGATCGGCTTGATCCCACAACTGGTGGACCGTTGTCGCAAGCGTTTTGGTGCGCAGGTCGTGGAATATCACAGTGGCTGCAGTGATCGGGAGCGCGTCACCACCTGGCGCCGTTGTCTGGCTTCGGATGAGCCCATCGTGGTGGTGGGAACGCGTTCAGCCGTGTTTCTGCCGCTGCGCCCGCTGGGATTGCTGGTGCTTGATGAAGAGCACGACAACTCCTACAAGCAGGAGTCACCCATGCCTTGTTATCACGCTCGGGATCTGGCCTCCGAGCGGGTGAGATTGCAGGGTGGCCGTTTGCTGTTGGGAAGTGCAACGCCATCGCTGGAGAGCTGGAGCCGTCTTCAGCCCGAAGGTCCGGTGGTGCTCTCCAAGTTGCAGTTGAGGATCTCCCGCCAGCCTCTGCCTCCCGTGCGCATCATCGACATGCGCCATGAACTGGCCGAGGGCAACAAACGCCTGATCAGCCGCGCACTGATGGATCGGCTGGCAGGCTTGCAAGAGAAGGGCGAACAGGCGGTGGTGCTGGTGCCGCGCCGTGGATACAGCACGTTTCTGAGCTGCCGCAGCTGCGGCGAGGTGGTGATGTGTCCCCACTGCGACGTGCCGCTCACCGTTCATGGCAGCCGGTCGCATCAGCAGTGGTTGCGCTGTCATTGGTGTGACCATCGTGAGCCGATCACGGCGTCCTGCTCCGCTTGCGGGTCACTGGCGTTCAAGCCCTTTGGTGCCGGGACGCAGCGGGTGATGGAGCGGTTGGCCACCGAGCTGAGTGACCTGCGCCTGATGCGATTTGATCGCGACACCACCGGCGGGAGAGATGGGCACCGGCGCCTGCTGGACCGATTCGCCGACGGCGAGGCTGATGTGTTGGTGGGAACGCAGATGCTGGCCAAGGGCATGGATCTTCCCCGTGTGACGCTGGCTGCTGTTCTGGCGGCGGATGGCCTTCTTCATCGCCCTGATCTCAGGGCCGGTGAACAGTGTCTGCAGTTGCTGCTGCAACTCGCTGGCCGTGCCGGCCGTGCCGAGAAGCCTGGCGAGGTGCTGGTGCAGACCTACAGCCCGGACCATCCCGTGATTCGGCATCTGGTGGACGGTCGTTACGAGCGATTTCTCGAGGAGGAATCCACCTTGCGACGGGATGCGGGACTCGTGCCGTTCGCCAGAGCTTGTCTGCTGAGGCTTGCTGGTCCGTCCGCCACCGACACCTCGACGGCAGGAACACTGTTGGCGGAACGCTTGCGTGAGCCATGTGCCAAGGCCGGCTGGCAGTTGCTCGGGCCTGCGCCGGCTCCTGTGGCCCGAGTGGCGGGGCGCAGCCGCTGGCAGTTGCTACTGCATGGCCCCAAAAACAGTCCCATTCCTCTGCCGCCTGGGACCAGCCTTTGGGATGGCTTGCCTCGGGATGTGTCGTTGGCGGTGGACCCTGATCCTCTCCAGCTCTGA
- a CDS encoding tetratricopeptide repeat protein, with protein sequence MSRRTAVIAAPLCFISLWTSFIAVNAKPNSLERQLYSSGQAKQKQGNYKGAIADLTKLLEINPQDAKAYNERGIAKNGLKDYLGAIADFTKAIEINPRDAYIYFDNRAGVKIEMGDYRGVVFDTTKTIEINPNYTNAYERRGIAKQYLGDDRGACADYKKAVSLGDESAAQWLKSEGGTWCRNLQ encoded by the coding sequence ATGTCTCGTAGAACTGCTGTCATTGCTGCACCACTGTGTTTTATTTCCCTTTGGACTTCTTTTATTGCTGTGAATGCAAAGCCAAATTCGTTGGAGAGACAGTTATACAGTAGTGGGCAAGCAAAACAAAAACAAGGCAATTACAAAGGGGCAATTGCTGATCTCACTAAGTTGCTAGAGATTAATCCTCAGGATGCTAAGGCGTACAATGAGCGTGGCATAGCAAAAAATGGATTAAAGGATTATCTTGGGGCAATTGCTGATTTTACTAAGGCAATTGAGATCAATCCGCGCGATGCTTATATCTATTTTGACAACCGTGCTGGTGTCAAGATTGAAATGGGTGATTATCGAGGTGTGGTCTTTGACACTACTAAGACAATAGAAATCAATCCAAATTATACAAATGCGTATGAAAGGCGTGGTATTGCAAAGCAATATTTGGGTGACGACAGAGGCGCCTGTGCTGACTACAAGAAAGCAGTTTCTCTTGGAGATGAATCAGCAGCACAATGGTTAAAGAGCGAAGGTGGTACTTGGTGTCGTAATTTGCAATGA
- a CDS encoding precorrin-6A/cobalt-precorrin-6A reductase has protein sequence MHRWRNRQEHVLVFAGTGEGPVIAQSLLESGFRVSVSVVTEAAARGFAAMSLQGLHVGAFPSQQSLADHLATQAVTCVVDATHPFALRISADLQSTCATGHPRLIRFERPDHSAVDQGLLATIDDLAHCPLSGHRLLLAVGARQLQAAVTAAQLAGAVVYARVLPTADAIRQAGAAGLSGDQLAVLRPAVGERPGALEAALCRRWQISDVLCRQSGGAADGLWSRLCQDGSMRLWKLKRPLARPDVDVVHSVNALCRLLDANSAGPQAGAHNGGQ, from the coding sequence ATGCACCGATGGCGGAATCGCCAGGAGCATGTGCTGGTCTTTGCTGGGACCGGAGAGGGCCCTGTGATTGCGCAGTCGCTGCTTGAGTCCGGATTCCGCGTCAGCGTCAGTGTGGTGACTGAAGCAGCGGCCAGGGGGTTCGCCGCGATGTCCCTCCAGGGTTTGCATGTCGGGGCGTTCCCGTCGCAGCAGTCGCTGGCTGATCATCTGGCGACGCAGGCTGTGACATGTGTCGTGGATGCCACGCATCCCTTTGCCCTGCGCATCAGTGCTGATCTGCAATCCACCTGTGCCACGGGACATCCACGTCTGATTCGCTTCGAACGCCCTGATCACAGCGCTGTTGACCAGGGGCTGTTAGCCACGATCGATGACCTGGCCCATTGTCCGTTGTCGGGCCATCGTCTGCTGCTGGCGGTTGGAGCAAGGCAGCTTCAGGCTGCTGTAACAGCGGCGCAGTTGGCTGGGGCCGTGGTGTATGCCCGGGTGCTGCCAACGGCCGATGCCATTCGTCAGGCTGGTGCAGCGGGCTTGTCCGGCGACCAACTGGCGGTGCTCAGACCTGCTGTCGGTGAACGTCCCGGGGCTCTTGAAGCAGCCCTCTGCCGGCGTTGGCAGATCAGCGATGTTCTCTGTCGCCAGTCGGGTGGTGCGGCCGATGGACTGTGGAGTCGTCTTTGCCAGGACGGATCCATGCGTCTCTGGAAACTGAAGCGACCGCTCGCAAGGCCGGATGTTGACGTGGTCCATAGCGTGAATGCGCTGTGCCGCCTTCTCGATGCCAACTCTGCAGGACCTCAAGCTGGTGCTCACAACGGAGGCCAATGA
- the argB gene encoding acetylglutamate kinase translates to MGRPTHNPMDDALRVSVLSEALPYIQRFAGRRIVVKYGGAAMAHAELQTAVFRDLALLRSVGVQPVVVHGGGPEINHWLKRLEIAPKFREGLRVTDADTMDIVEMVLVGRVNKQIVNGLNRLGAKAVGLSGSDGSLVEARTWGDGSHGMVGDVAKVNPDVLEPLLERGYVPVISSVAANPEGVAHNINADTVAGEVAAALEAEKLILLTDTPGILRDREDPASLYRQLKLSDARQLIEDGIVAGGMTPKTECCIRALAQGVSAAHIVDGRVPHALLLEVFTDAGIGTMVVGRS, encoded by the coding sequence ATGGGGAGACCGACGCACAATCCCATGGATGATGCTCTCAGGGTCTCCGTCCTGAGTGAGGCCCTTCCCTACATCCAGCGGTTTGCCGGCCGAAGGATTGTGGTTAAGTACGGCGGAGCGGCAATGGCGCACGCTGAACTGCAGACGGCGGTGTTCCGCGATCTGGCTCTGCTCCGCAGTGTTGGCGTCCAGCCGGTGGTGGTGCATGGCGGCGGGCCTGAGATCAATCATTGGCTCAAGCGCCTTGAGATCGCACCCAAGTTTCGGGAGGGTCTGCGCGTCACCGATGCCGACACCATGGACATCGTGGAGATGGTTCTGGTGGGTCGCGTCAACAAGCAGATCGTGAACGGTCTCAACCGCCTAGGAGCCAAGGCTGTTGGCTTGAGTGGCAGCGACGGAAGTCTCGTGGAAGCCCGCACCTGGGGTGATGGCAGCCACGGCATGGTGGGAGATGTAGCGAAGGTCAACCCGGACGTGCTGGAGCCGTTGCTGGAGCGCGGCTACGTGCCGGTGATTTCCAGTGTTGCCGCCAACCCCGAAGGTGTGGCCCACAACATCAACGCTGACACCGTGGCCGGCGAAGTGGCTGCAGCACTGGAGGCGGAAAAACTGATACTGCTCACCGACACACCGGGAATCCTCCGGGATCGGGAGGATCCCGCCTCGTTGTACCGGCAGTTGAAGCTGTCCGACGCACGCCAGCTGATTGAGGATGGGATCGTGGCCGGCGGCATGACGCCCAAGACCGAGTGCTGCATCAGAGCCCTTGCCCAGGGCGTGTCTGCGGCCCACATCGTGGATGGGCGGGTGCCCCATGCACTGCTGCTGGAAGTGTTCACCGATGCAGGCATCGGCACAATGGTGGTGGGACGCAGCTGA
- the cutA gene encoding divalent-cation tolerance protein CutA — MPTLQDLKLVLTTEANESLAEALAQQLLEQRLAACVSLMPLRSRYRWRGAIESAEEVQLLIKTCPERLQDLLSALECLHSYDTPEILHWSAQAGTGYVAWARAALSPDAGS, encoded by the coding sequence ATGCCAACTCTGCAGGACCTCAAGCTGGTGCTCACAACGGAGGCCAATGAATCCCTTGCTGAGGCACTGGCCCAGCAGCTTCTGGAGCAGCGACTGGCGGCTTGCGTGAGTTTGATGCCCTTGCGATCCCGCTACCGCTGGAGGGGTGCGATCGAGAGTGCTGAGGAGGTGCAGCTGCTGATCAAAACGTGCCCGGAACGTCTGCAAGACCTTCTGTCAGCCCTGGAGTGTCTGCACAGTTACGACACGCCGGAGATCCTGCATTGGTCGGCCCAGGCAGGCACGGGGTATGTCGCCTGGGCAAGAGCGGCGCTCAGCCCAGATGCTGGCTCCTGA